The DNA region CAGAACTGGGGGCGCACCGAGGCGACGTGAAAGAGCATGCGGCCAACGTGGGCCTCGGCTTGGCCAGGCAGGCGCACGTTGCCGAGGTTCGACAGGGCGACGGTGAGGCCGCGGTTATTGGCGCGGTTAATCTGTCGCAGGATCACGTTCTTGAGCGCCCGCGGAACGATGCGCAACAGCGCCATGCGCTCGAACGCGATGAGCTTTTGCACCTTCGCCTCGAGCGCCTCGCGGGTGGCCTGCGGCCTGAACTGCTCGTCGAGGTCGCGGCAGATCGAGCCAATGTCGTCTAGTCCCTCGCCGAAGCGGTGCTCGACGCGCACGGTGGCGAAGAAGTTGCGGGCCGAGGTCGACGGGAAGTGCTGGCGCAGGTTCACGGGAATCGAGACCCCCATCGTGCGGGCCTTGCCGAGCCCGCCAGAGGCCCGGTTGACCGAGTCGAGCAGCAGCGCCGTGAGGTACATCGTGAGCGAGACGCCCTCGGCCTTGGCGAGCGCGATCACCTCGCCGGCGGGAGCCGTGAGCTCGACGAGTCTCGTGCGGTTGTCGGGCGTGCGCGTTCCCCGCACTCGGTATACGCGGCCGCCCTTCGGCCGAAGCGCGCCCTTCGCCTCGCGCAGGGCGTAGCGTGCGGCCCCGTCGCCGCTCTGCGGCTTGGGCTCGTCGCCGGCGGCCCGCTTGCCGGCAAAGTGTTCTGAGAAGCTGTCGGCCACGAGCTCGTGCATGGGTTCGGGGGCGGGAATGCCCCGCGCCACTGGCGATCCCCAGCCCTGGTCGATCTCGAGCTTCGGGCCGCCTGGCGTGCCCGCGGCCTCCGGCGAGCGCAGCCACACGTACTCTTCGACGAGGTCGCTCAAGAACCAGAGCGCCCCCGTGCCGTCAGAGAGCGCGTGAAAAATCTCGAGCATGATGCGCTTGCGGTGGTAGATGACGCGAAAGAGCAGCGCCCGCTTGTCATCGAAGTAAATGGGGGCGCAGGTGTGCTGGCTCTCCGGCCGCACTCTGGGCCGCAGATCGCTGTCTTGCAGGTAGTACCAGAAGATGCCGCTGCGCAGCACCGAGTGATACAGCGGGTAGCGGTCGAACGTCGTGTCGAGGGCGCGCTGCAAGAGCTCAGGATCAACCTCGTGATCGACCTCTGCGCTCACCCGAAACACCTTGGGGTCGACATCGCTTCGAGCCGCGAGAAAAATGTTCGAGGCGTTGTCGAGCCTCACCCACGCCCGGCGGTTCACGCGCCTCCCGCTTCGCCGCCCGGCCCTCTGAGCCCGGCGTCAAGAAACTCGGTGATTACCTCGTAGCCCTCGCGCAGCGAACGCGAGAAGCGCGGCAGAGTGATGAACCCGTGTAGCGCCCCCTCGACCCGGTGCACGCGCACGTCATTGCCCGCGGCGGCGAGCGCCTCGGCGTAAGCCTCACCCTCGTCGCGCAAGAGATCGAGCCCGGCCGAGAGCAGCAGCGTCTTGGGCTGGCTGGAAAAATCGGTCGCGAGCAGCGGGGCCACTCGGGCGCTGCGCTGATCCGCCTCGATGGGCGCGTAGAGGTCAAGATAGTCCTGCACCTCGGTATTCGTGAGCCGGTAGTCGTCGCCGAGGTTGCGCACCGAGGCAAACGGCGAGGTGTGCGGATCGTGATCCCAGTGCGTCACCGGGTACAGCAAGATTTGTCGCGCGGCACCGGGCTCGCCGCTGTCGCGCAGCTGCTGCGAGACCACGGCCGCGAGATTCGCCCCGGCCGAATCGCCCACGAGCACGATCTGCTCGGGGGTCTCGGCGCCCACGAGTTCTGGGTCGGCAAGCACGAGCCTCGTGATGCGCAGGCAGTCTTCAAGGCCCGCCGGAAACGGGTGCTCAGGCGCCAGCCGGTAGTCAACCGAGGCGACGATGCAGCCGGTGAGCTCGGCCATCGTCGCGCACGAGGGGCTGTAGCTCTCGATATCGCCCGTGACCCAGCCGCCGCCATGGAAGAAGAGGAGCACCTCGTCGCGCGTGAGCTCCTTCGGAACGAAGATGCGCAGCGGAATCTCGTGGGTGCCATCGGCCGAAACAAGCTCGCGGTCGAGCGCCTGATACTTGGCCCCGGGCCGCGAGGCGAGGCGGCGCTGGAACCGGCGCACCTTCTCGTAGTCTTCACGCATGTTGAGCCGGGGCGCGGCGAACGGCTTCAGCACGGCGCTCAGCAGCGGCCGCTCGGGGCGGTCTGGCCGTTCGCCTGGCTCGGTGCCACTCTCGGGCTCGTCGGTATGCGTCATGGCTTAAGCATAGGGGGCGAAGGTTGGTGGCAGCCCGCCACCGGCTCTACTTGACGAAAAGCAGGGTGTGAGAGCGAAAACACCCTGCTTTTCGTCAAGTGGGCGCGAAAAACGCAGGCAAGCAGCGCCTCACCGACGCGTCGCAGGCCGCCGGGCAGCGAGAGCCCGCTCGCGCAGCAATCCATTGACATTGGCGCCCTTTTCGGTGATGATGGCGGCAGGGTTCACTGCACAAAGGGGTTACCAGTGTCTGCTCGTTTCAGAATGCCCGGTTCGCGACGATTCTCGGGGCAAACCAACTTCACGTCGACAGTCGCTCACGCTCGAAACCGGCTTGCCGTAGCCGCCGCGATGGTGCTCGCCCTCGCCCTGTGGTGCATCGGCCTCGGGGCCGCGTTACCTGCCCATGCAGCGGTCACGGGTGAGGTGACCGACGTCACCATGTCGACCAGCACGCTCAGCAACGGACAGGGCGGCGAGGTCTGTTTCAGCTTCACCTTCCCGGCGGGCAGCGACGCCGACGATACCGTCACGCTGCAGGCACCGGAAGATTTCACCCTGTCAGCTCCCAGCGCATTCCCCTCGGGGCAACCGATTTACGGCCCGGGCGACGTGGTTCTCGCACACGTCACAGTGACCGCGACAACCGTCACGATCACTCGAGTGCCGAACGCTGCTTCGTGGGGAGCCATCGAGACAACGGCCAAACCCTGCGCGCGTTTTACCTACACTGGAGACATTCAAGCAGGCCAAACCAGGCCGGTGGAGTGGGTCGCAGACAATCAGACTTTCCCGAAGGAAATCGAGGGCGCGCCGATCGTTCCCGCGACCTACGCTCCCAGAAAAAGTGGGGTGTTCTTCTTCACGAGCGAGGGCGAGCCGCGCATTCGCTGGACATACATGTCGCCGATCGGGCCCGAACCGGCGGGCGCGGTCACCCTGCACGACGACATCGGAGCCGGGCAAGCACTCGACTGCTCGACGATCTCGGGCTCGATCCGCTGGTGGGATCAGTCGTACCCAGAGGGCAAAGATGGGTTCACCGGAGATTATGTCTCATGGGTCAGCGACACCTACAGCTGTAACCCGGGCTCCGGCTTCGAGGGCGTTCTTGCCCCACAGATTCCCGCCCCCGAGCCGGGCGGCAACCCGAGCAGCGAGGGAGGAGCCGGAACCGAGCGCATCGCGTACATCAACCTTTCGTACGAAACCGTGGTGACTGACTTCTCGCTCGCGAGCGGTGCCGGCTGGTCAAACTCAATGGTGTTCAAGGGGCAACGAACGCCAACAGACCTGAGAAACAAAACGGTGGCCTTTCCGGGCAGCGCTAACGGCAACCGGGCCATTGAGGTGAGCAAAACCGTCACCGGCTACACAAGCGATCTCGACCCGGCCGATACCTACCGCCTGAAGGTGACGTGCCTCGACAGCGGCGGGCAGCCGGTGAGCGTCACTCCGTCTGACGAGGTGTTGGTGACGGCGGGCGAAACCCAAACCGTGTACGCGGCAATCGGTTCAACCTGCAGCGTCACCGAGCCCGACCCTGGCGATGCCGTCGCCGAGTACTCGCAAGAGGTGACCATCACTCACGTGCTCGAAGACACCTTCGCGCTCTCGGTCACGAACGACTTCCCGACGCCGATGCGCGACCTCACCGTCACCAAACACGTCACCGGACACCTCGAGAGCGCCGAGGGCAAAACCTTCATCCTCACCGTCGACTGCCGAGCCGAAGAGGTCTCAGCCGACACGTTCCCGCAAGACATCGAGCTGGCCGCAGAGCAAAGCACCACCATCGAAGCACCCGCGGGAACCCACTGCGACGTCACCGAGTCAGACGCCCAGGGGGCAACCGGCACCGCCTCAGAGGGCGTCTCGATCACCACGAACCCCGACAGCACCTTCGCGCTCTCGGTCACAAACGACTTCGCGACGCCCGACCCGGAACCCGAGCCGAAGCCAGACCCTGATCCAGATCCAGATCCAGATCCAGATCCAGATCCAGAGCCGAAGCCAAAGCCCGACGATCAGACACCAGGCAAAGATGGCCCGGGCACCACGAAGCCGGCCCCGAACGACCAGACAACGCCCGTCGCCAAGCCTGCCCCGAAGGGTCCCGCCAAGGGGCAACTCGCCGCGACCGGCACGGGCGAGAACGCCCTCGCGCTCATCGCCGCGAGCGGATTCATCGCGCTTCTCGCCGCGACGGCGCTCTTCGCGGCCGGCTCGATCTCCCGCCGCAGGCAGCACGCCGAACACTAGCGGGCAGTTCGAAGGCGAGTGGGCAGCGTCGGGACGGCACCATACGCATGAGGCGGATCGCGCGAGCAACCGGTGAACCCGGTGACTCGCGGCGATCCGCCTCTCTCAATTGCGTGCGCTAGATGAGCGTGGCCTCGGCCTTCGGCTGCTGCTCGGTGAGCGGGCGAACGGTGCCGTCGGCGCCGCGCGAGAGGAAGCCCGCGCCCGTGAAGTGACCGTTGCGCGCCCTGAAGTCGTAGGCGTAGTCGGGCCAGATGAGCGTGAGGTTGCCCGAACGCGGATCGACGTACCACGAGTTGCAGCCGCCATCCATGAGCCAGACCGAGGTTGCGGCCCGCTCCTGAATCTTGGCGACGTACTCTTCTTCGGCTGGGCGAGCCGGAACGAGCGTGCGCAGCCCCTCGGCATCAGCCCGGTCGAGGGCCTCGAGAATGTACTGCACCTGCGACTCGATGATGTAGACGATCGAGTTGTGGCCGAGCGAGGTGTTGGGGCCGTTGATCGCGAAGAGGTTCGGGAAGCCCGAAACCGCCGTCGAATCGAACGCCGACATGCCGGTCGACCAGTGGTTGGCGAGCGAGACTCCCTCGCCGTCGAAGATCGCCTCGGCGAACGGGGGCTGCGCCGCTTCGAAGCCCGTGCACAGCACGATCGCGTCGACCTCGTAGCCCACGCCGTCGGCCCCGTAGGCCGTGGTGCCCTCGACCCGCGTGAGCGCGCTTGCCTCGAGCGTCACGTTCTCGCGGTTAAAGGTCGGGTAGTAGGCGTTCGACGAGAGCACGCGCTTGCAACCGGGCATGTAGCTCGGCGTGAGCTTCGCGCGAAGCTCGGGGTCTGGCACCGCGCGCTCAAGGTTGCCGAGCGCGTTGGCCGTCACCTCGGCGAGCGCCGCAGGAACCGCACGGCGCTGCGCGTAGGCCGACTCGGCGAACCAGAAGATGTCGTCACGCTCGCGCTGCATCGACTCGGCGTCGCGCGCGAACTTGCGGCGGGTGGCGGCCGAGTATGGCTTCACGATTCGCGGGATCACCCAGGCTGGCGTGCGCTGAAAGACCGTGAGCTCGCTCGCGATCTCGGCCATCTCTGGCACCACCTGAATGGCCGAGGCGCCCGTGCCGACAACGGCGACGCGCTTGCCGGTGAGGTCGACATCGTGGTTCCACCGCGCTGAGTGAAAGATGTCGCCCTCGAAATCGGCGAGGCCCGGGATATCGGGCAGGCTCGGGTCAGCAAGGTGCCCCGTGCCGGTGATGAGGTACCGGCCGGTGTAGGTTCCCCGAGAGGTGCGCACGATCCACCGCTCCGCCTGCTCGTCCCACTTCGCCTCGTCCATGTTCGCGTTCAAGCGCAGGTGCGGGCGAAGGCCCTCCTGCTCGGTGACGTTCAACAGGTAGTTCTGAATCTCGGGACCGGGCGTGTAGAAGCCCGACCAGTCGGGGTTCATCGCGAACGAGAACGAGTAGAGGTGGCTCGGCACGTCGCACGCCGCCCCGGGGTAAGTGTTGTCGCGCCAGGTGCCGCCAACCTCGCCGGCACGCTCGATGATGAGAAAGTCTTCGCGGCCGGCACGACGCAGCTGTGCGCCCATGCCGAGACCAGCGAAGCCCGCGCCAATGATGAGAATCTCGGCCGTTTCGTCGAGCTGCTGTGCCCCGGCCTGTTCGGTGGTGTGTGTTTCAGTTGTCATGATGTTCGTGTTCTTTCAGAAGTGTTCAGTCAAGACCGGGTCTCGGGAATGATCGACCCTGCAGCGAAGCGGTCGGGCTCGCGCAGGAAGAGATCGGTGATCTGCATGAGCTCAGACTGGCGCTCAAAGAAGATCGCGTGGCCGCTCGAAACGGTCGTCAGGCGCGCATCTTCAATCGCGCCGAGCAGCTGTCGCTGGTGGTGGCCCGGAACCATGATGTCGTCACTGCACGAGACGATGAGCGTGCGTGCGGTGATGCGCTCGATCTCGTCGCTCAGGTCGATCTCGGCGTTCAGCGCCATCTGCTGGCGCAAGAACTCGTCCGCGGTGAGCGTCGTGAGCGCACCCTCGAGCATCTCGGGGGTGAACTGCTGCAAGAACTGGCCCGAGAAACCGCAGAACGCGGTGTAGCGACTCAGCGCATCGCGATCGTTTTCGTACAGGCTGTGCCACACCTGGTTGCGCAGGCCCTGCTGAAGGTCGGTGGTGATCCACCCCGCAACGAGAATGAGGTGCTGCACGCGTGAGCCGAGCCTCGCGGCCAGCGCCTCGGCCACGACCGAGCCGAGCGAGTAGCCCAGCAGGTCGAAGGGGGTGTCGGGGCCGAGTACCGTGTCGACCGCCTCGCGCACCTGTGCGACGAGTAGGTCGAGGGTGAGTTCGGTGCCCTCTGCCGGTGGCGCCCAGTCGACGCCGATCACTCGGGTTCTGGTCGCCATCATCGGGAAGAGGTGGCCGAAGTGGCTCGCCGTGGTGCCACCGGTGCCGTGCACGAGCACGAGCGGGCGGCCGCCGTCGATGGTTGTCGTCGAATCGTGCACGGTCACCATGCTGCCGTGCACGTCGAGCTGCGAGGTTTGCGTCGTTTCAGTGAGAGACATAACGCTCCTTTGCCGTTCTGATTCTCATTTATTGGACATTACATGAGAATTCTGCCTACTTTTCTTGTAGCGTAACGCACTTATGTCCGTTAATCGAATTTTCGCCGATGCGAGAGAATGGAACCATGCCCCTCTCGCACGAACCACACGCCCCCGTCGGCGTTTTGCCGCGCGCCGCGGTGTTGCTGCGCCTGCTCTCAGAAGCCGACGAACCGGGGCTGCGCTTGCAAGACCTCGTGCCACTCTCGGGCCTCGCCCGCCCCACCGTGCACCGCCTGCTCGCCGACCTCGCCGACCTCGGCGTCGTCGAGCGCACCGCCACCCGCCACTACCGCCTCGGCCGCGCCCTCGAAGAACTCGCGCTCGCCCTGCCCACGCCGGGCCCCCTGCGCCACCTCGACGAAACTCGCGCACTACTGCAAGAGCTCGCGACCGACATCGGCGACACCGTCTACCTCGCCCAGCGCAACTACCGCTCGGCCACCTACCTCATGCGCTGCGACGGCGACTCACCCATTCGCGTCTTCTCGGTGCACGTCGGCGAAGTGAAACCCCTCGCGACAAGCTACGCGGGCGTCGCCCTGCTCGCGGGCCTCGACGAGCCCCAACGCGAGCGGGCCATCGCCGAAGCCGCCGCCAACCCGCCCTCACGCTGGCTGCCCCGCGACGCCGAAGCCCTCGCCGAGCGGCTTCGCACCCTCGTCGCCCAGGTGCACGAGCGCGGCTGGTGCGGCGGCCTGCCCGTCGTGCCCGACGTTGCCGGCATCGCCTGCCCAGTACCCCACCCCAGCGGATCA from Leucobacter sp. UCMA 4100 includes:
- a CDS encoding alcohol acetyltransferase; its protein translation is MNRRAWVRLDNASNIFLAARSDVDPKVFRVSAEVDHEVDPELLQRALDTTFDRYPLYHSVLRSGIFWYYLQDSDLRPRVRPESQHTCAPIYFDDKRALLFRVIYHRKRIMLEIFHALSDGTGALWFLSDLVEEYVWLRSPEAAGTPGGPKLEIDQGWGSPVARGIPAPEPMHELVADSFSEHFAGKRAAGDEPKPQSGDGAARYALREAKGALRPKGGRVYRVRGTRTPDNRTRLVELTAPAGEVIALAKAEGVSLTMYLTALLLDSVNRASGGLGKARTMGVSIPVNLRQHFPSTSARNFFATVRVEHRFGEGLDDIGSICRDLDEQFRPQATREALEAKVQKLIAFERMALLRIVPRALKNVILRQINRANNRGLTVALSNLGNVRLPGQAEAHVGRMLFHVASVRPQFCAMSHAGELTISFTSPFVETDHVREFARRLTEAGVHVTVAATRVTEQELDEQQRAVVAP
- a CDS encoding alpha/beta hydrolase encodes the protein MTHTDEPESGTEPGERPDRPERPLLSAVLKPFAAPRLNMREDYEKVRRFQRRLASRPGAKYQALDRELVSADGTHEIPLRIFVPKELTRDEVLLFFHGGGWVTGDIESYSPSCATMAELTGCIVASVDYRLAPEHPFPAGLEDCLRITRLVLADPELVGAETPEQIVLVGDSAGANLAAVVSQQLRDSGEPGAARQILLYPVTHWDHDPHTSPFASVRNLGDDYRLTNTEVQDYLDLYAPIEADQRSARVAPLLATDFSSQPKTLLLSAGLDLLRDEGEAYAEALAAAGNDVRVHRVEGALHGFITLPRFSRSLREGYEVITEFLDAGLRGPGGEAGGA
- a CDS encoding DUF5979 domain-containing protein, yielding MSARFRMPGSRRFSGQTNFTSTVAHARNRLAVAAAMVLALALWCIGLGAALPAHAAVTGEVTDVTMSTSTLSNGQGGEVCFSFTFPAGSDADDTVTLQAPEDFTLSAPSAFPSGQPIYGPGDVVLAHVTVTATTVTITRVPNAASWGAIETTAKPCARFTYTGDIQAGQTRPVEWVADNQTFPKEIEGAPIVPATYAPRKSGVFFFTSEGEPRIRWTYMSPIGPEPAGAVTLHDDIGAGQALDCSTISGSIRWWDQSYPEGKDGFTGDYVSWVSDTYSCNPGSGFEGVLAPQIPAPEPGGNPSSEGGAGTERIAYINLSYETVVTDFSLASGAGWSNSMVFKGQRTPTDLRNKTVAFPGSANGNRAIEVSKTVTGYTSDLDPADTYRLKVTCLDSGGQPVSVTPSDEVLVTAGETQTVYAAIGSTCSVTEPDPGDAVAEYSQEVTITHVLEDTFALSVTNDFPTPMRDLTVTKHVTGHLESAEGKTFILTVDCRAEEVSADTFPQDIELAAEQSTTIEAPAGTHCDVTESDAQGATGTASEGVSITTNPDSTFALSVTNDFATPDPEPEPKPDPDPDPDPDPDPDPEPKPKPDDQTPGKDGPGTTKPAPNDQTTPVAKPAPKGPAKGQLAATGTGENALALIAASGFIALLAATALFAAGSISRRRQHAEH
- a CDS encoding flavin-containing monooxygenase, which gives rise to MTTETHTTEQAGAQQLDETAEILIIGAGFAGLGMGAQLRRAGREDFLIIERAGEVGGTWRDNTYPGAACDVPSHLYSFSFAMNPDWSGFYTPGPEIQNYLLNVTEQEGLRPHLRLNANMDEAKWDEQAERWIVRTSRGTYTGRYLITGTGHLADPSLPDIPGLADFEGDIFHSARWNHDVDLTGKRVAVVGTGASAIQVVPEMAEIASELTVFQRTPAWVIPRIVKPYSAATRRKFARDAESMQRERDDIFWFAESAYAQRRAVPAALAEVTANALGNLERAVPDPELRAKLTPSYMPGCKRVLSSNAYYPTFNRENVTLEASALTRVEGTTAYGADGVGYEVDAIVLCTGFEAAQPPFAEAIFDGEGVSLANHWSTGMSAFDSTAVSGFPNLFAINGPNTSLGHNSIVYIIESQVQYILEALDRADAEGLRTLVPARPAEEEYVAKIQERAATSVWLMDGGCNSWYVDPRSGNLTLIWPDYAYDFRARNGHFTGAGFLSRGADGTVRPLTEQQPKAEATLI
- a CDS encoding alpha/beta fold hydrolase — encoded protein: MSLTETTQTSQLDVHGSMVTVHDSTTTIDGGRPLVLVHGTGGTTASHFGHLFPMMATRTRVIGVDWAPPAEGTELTLDLLVAQVREAVDTVLGPDTPFDLLGYSLGSVVAEALAARLGSRVQHLILVAGWITTDLQQGLRNQVWHSLYENDRDALSRYTAFCGFSGQFLQQFTPEMLEGALTTLTADEFLRQQMALNAEIDLSDEIERITARTLIVSCSDDIMVPGHHQRQLLGAIEDARLTTVSSGHAIFFERQSELMQITDLFLREPDRFAAGSIIPETRS
- a CDS encoding IclR family transcriptional regulator gives rise to the protein MPLSHEPHAPVGVLPRAAVLLRLLSEADEPGLRLQDLVPLSGLARPTVHRLLADLADLGVVERTATRHYRLGRALEELALALPTPGPLRHLDETRALLQELATDIGDTVYLAQRNYRSATYLMRCDGDSPIRVFSVHVGEVKPLATSYAGVALLAGLDEPQRERAIAEAAANPPSRWLPRDAEALAERLRTLVAQVHERGWCGGLPVVPDVAGIACPVPHPSGSSPVLSITISAAEARMPAARVDELAGRLVEVAARVGELGAAAR